From a single Pseudophryne corroboree isolate aPseCor3 chromosome 6, aPseCor3.hap2, whole genome shotgun sequence genomic region:
- the LOC134936062 gene encoding oocyte zinc finger protein XlCOF7.1-like: MMSLTREKPHLCSECDRSFTHKSQLLIHQRSHTGEKPFTCSECSKCFSQKSYLLTHQRIHTGEKPHLCSECNRSFIYKSLLIIHKRIHTGEKLFTCSECSKCFSQKTNLLIHQRSHTGERPFTCSECRKCFSQKSHLLIHQRIHTGERPHLRSECDRSFIHKSHLILHHRSHTGEKPFECSECSKCFSQKSYLVIHQRSHTGEKPFECSECSECFSQKSYLVIHQRSHTGEKPFTCSECSKCFTRKSYLVIHQRVHRGEKHFECSECSKCFTRKSSLVLHQRIHTGEKFICSECSKCFSQKSHLAIHQWIHTREKPFKCSECRKCFSQKSELVIHQGSHTGEKSLKCSECNKCFSRKSHLVIHQMSHTREKPFTCSECSKCFSLKSHLVTHQRSHTGEKPFKCSECSKCFSQKSHLVTHQRSHTGEKPFKCSECSKCFSQESNLARHQRSHTGEKPFTCSECSKCFSLKSHLARHQRIHTGEKPFKCSECSKCLSRKSELVIHQRIHTGDKPFECSECRKCFSRKSHLVIHQRSHTGEKPFVCSECSKCFTRKKNLSNHMRSHSEGLNAACVS, translated from the coding sequence ATGATGAGTCTTACAagagagaaaccacatctgtgctctgagtgtgacagaagctttacacataaatcacagcttctcatacatcagaggagtcacacaggagagaaaccatttacatgttctgaatgcagcaaatgtttttcccagaagtccTATCTTCTcacacatcagaggattcacacaggagagaaaccacatctgtgctctgagtgtaaCAGAAGCTTTATATATAAATCACTTCTTATCATACATAagagaattcacacaggagagaaactatttacatgttctgaatgcagcaaatgtttttcccagaaGACAAATCTtctcatacatcagaggagtcacacaggagagagaccatttacatgttctgaatgcaggaagtgtttttcccagaagtcgcatcttctcatacatcagaggattcacacaggagagagaccacatCTGCGCTCAGAGTGTGACAGGAGCTTTATACATAAATCACATCTTATCCTACAtcacaggagtcacacaggagagaaaccttttgaatgttctgaatgcagcaagtgtttttcccagaagtcatatcttgttatacatcagaggagtcacacaggagagaaaccttttgaatgctctgaatgcagcgagtgtttttcccagaagtcatatcttgttatacatcagaggagtcacacaggagagaaaccatttacatgttctgaatgtagcaaatgttttaccaggaagtcatatcttgttatacatcagagagttcacagaggagagaaacattttgaatgttctgaatgcagcaagtgttttaccaGGAAGTCATCTCTTGTTttgcatcagaggattcacacaggagagaaatttatatgttctgaatgtagcaagtgcttTTCCCAGAAGTCACATCTTGCTATACATCAGTGGATTCACACAAGAGAGAAACCTTTTAAATGTTCAGAATGTagaaagtgtttttcccagaagtcagagcttgttatacatcagggGAGTCACACGGGAGAGAAATCTTTAAAATGTTCTGAATGCAACAAGTGTTTTTCCCggaagtcacatcttgttatacatcagatgagtcacacaagagagaaaccatttacatgttctgaatgtagcaagtgtttttccctgaagtcacatcttgttacacatcagaggagtcacacaggagagaaaccatttaaatgttctgaatgcagcaagtgtttttcccagaagtcacatcttgttacacatcagaggagtcacacaggagagaaaccatttaaatgttctgaatgcagcaagtgtttttcccaggaGTCAAATCTTGctagacatcagaggagtcacacaggagagaaaccatttacatgttctgaatgtagcaagtgtttttccctgaagtcacatcttgctagacatcagagaattcacacaggagagaaaccttttaaatgttctgaatgcagcaagtgtttatcCCGGAAGtcagagcttgttatacatcagaggattcacacaggagataaaccttttgaatgttctgaatgtaggAAGTGCTTTTCCCggaagtcacatcttgttatacatcagaggagtcacacaggagagaaaccatttgtatgttctgaatgcagcaagtgttttactaGAAAGAAAAATCTCAGTAATCACATGCGGAGTCACTCTGAGGGCCTGAATGCAGCTTGTGTATCATAA